Genomic DNA from Rana temporaria chromosome 1, aRanTem1.1, whole genome shotgun sequence:
ccaaaatggtgtcaaaagtgtccgccatgtcACAGTCaggataataaaaatgccaaatatacgcttattgcgttttttttttttttactaaaaataagtagaaaacatatcggcctaaactgagaaattgtatacattttgggggagattatagcaaaaagtaacatattgccccccccccaaatttatgctttttgattatagcgcaaaaaataaaaaatcgtagaggtgggtgatcaaataccaccaaaagaaagctccatttgtggtggGGCAACACCCCCACACAAacctagcccctattttgtacaaGCTAcaactttcgcgcaaaccaatatacgcttattacaatTCTTTTCTACCAAGAATAtgtaaaatacatattggcctaaactgaagttttttattttattttggggatattggagcaaaacaaatttttttttgtttatagcaaaaaaaacgcagagatgatcaaataccaattttgtttgggtagaacattgcacgaccacgcaattgtcagttaaagggacgcagtgccgcatcacacaaaaaaaaaaattgcttgtcgttaagggggggggggggggggggggggggggattccttcTGGTCTCAAAGTGTTTAAAGAATAAAATTAAGCTAAAACTTAAACGATGTCACTTTGTTTGGCAGAAGGCTCCTAGAAATAAGCAAACTGCAATCCCAGCTTTTCAGTTTTGTATCAGTTTCAGCTGGGCAGTATTGTCAAACACCACTTATTTATACCCAAAAGGTCCCAAAAccatgctcataatccaaaattAAAGTTTCACATTGATCAAAAATACTTACTTTCTGCATTTAAAAAGCGAATAGCAAGCAGCTCAGGCTTCGGTGCCTCATCCGCATAATCTGCATATGTATTCCAGACCCAGGCTCTGTCACTTCCAGCATTGGGCTTTAACTCCATTGCAGGTGTAACTGTAAAGACAAAAGCAACTATTAGGCACCGCATTGGTTTAAGACAAATGCTCATTACAACTGCCTAATCAAAATTTCTATAAAACAGGCTTCATCACCAGATGTGAGGAAAAGGcatttcctccacccccccccttttttcccccagctGTCACAAGGGGATATAGCACCGCTTATGTGTATTAAGCAATTTGAGAATAAGGGTCATTAAATTCTTACAAAACCTTCCATAcccaaacagaaaaaataaataaaaaaagtgtagacTCACACAATATCCATTGAAAAGGTACTGGATAGGGCCCCGCTCGTTAGAACTTGCTGTAGGGATCTACAACGCCTTTATGTTATGTTTAACGAACGGTGCCCAGCTCTGTTGTCTTAGCAGGCAACAGGGAGGTCAATCTGCAGCGGTCCAATGAAAGCCCACTTTAAATCACTGCTTGGAccaaataaataaggaaaacctggagtttagctttagtgTCCATTCACCCTTGGAGACTTAAAAATCATGCAATTGCGAGTTTACTGTGCGACTTGGGCTCTGACCAATGTAAATCGTATGTGCTCTACAATGTGAGCAGGCATGTCCTAAACAACCAATGACTCAGCAGGTTTTCCCACTGACAGAACGTAAATCtttgggtctggcatggattttaaaagcaaaccccccccccccccccaaaaaaaaaaaaaacacaactgcattgagtcccccaaaatccatacaagacccttacccgagcatgcagcccagcaggtcaggaaccataccaggccacataccctcaacatgtgttgatggggacaagggcctcttcaccaccaccctggctggtggttgtggggcgGTGTGGGATAATAAGAATATGCAAGCCCATAGTTATGTTATACTCCTACTATGCACTTCTCTGCCTGCAGGTAGAAAAACTCATACCCCAGGTTAGTGACTAAAATCTTTTGCAACCTGTCCCAGtccttacatttttcaacataGTAACAGTACAGAAGAAAATAAGTTACTTACTGCAATGATTTGCACAAATTTTTAAAGTCTTATCTCTTCTCATCAAAAGACGGATAGTTCCCTTCTCTTTGTGTCTGAGAAGTTTTACATCACCAGTCCCCCGTTCTTTCCACTCAGGTGGGTCATTTTCAGAAGCAAATCTGAAAAGCTTTGCTCTCCTGTTCAAAACAATATACACAAGACTTAGGAAATGTAAGGGAATACCACAAAAGCACTTGAAAATAGCCTTTACATCGATGAACATTAGAAGCAATTAATTTTAATGTAAGATTTGCAAACATCTGTGCATTTTCATGCACAGATGTTAATGCAAGTCGCACATGAAtatcaccaaaaatagtgcaggaaccctTTTTCAAATCAGTGCAAGTTAAGTCACAACGATTTGATTGATTCCATAAGCACAAAAAGGGTGCGTCTTGGCATTTCAAATTTACATGACAGGTCGCACCCTGTGTGAAAAGGGTCTCAATTTGTATGGGGGTTAGAATCTGAACGGTCTGGATTCTTTATGCGATTGACCTCCGAAAGATTAATCCCTCTtcatgacaaggccattttttactgcacggcactgcattactttgaccgacaattgtgtggtcatgcgatgctgtaccccaaataaaatttatgccatttttgcacacagtttttttttgggtggcatttgatcaccactggcatTTTAAGTTTTGCGattagatagaaaaaaaaaatatatatatatatatatatatatatatatatatatatatatatatatatatatatatatatatatatatatatatatatataaaaaaaaatttaggccaaTTCTGCTTCATATTTTACCACCGAATAACACCGTTATGCGATAATCCAGGCAGTCTAAATATTGACACTTgtccatgaaaaaataaaattttttttatacacaactTAATCAAAGCTGTATAAACAAAAACTTACATCTTAAACACTTCTGCTTCATCTTCTTCTAGCGTTTTAATTTCCTGCTCAGGCAATGAAACAATAGGTTCAAAATGAGGATCGTGATTGGCCTCATCTGGGTTCTCTACAGAGGGTTCAGGCTCTTCCGGTTTATCCTAAAACAGAATGCACATATTTCAAACACACTGGGATATTTGTCAATTGTCACACAGCGGTGAAACAAATTTACTATACATCTTTAGCTACATTCATAAATTCCTCCCTCTGCTGATTTAAAGTAGCATTGCAACAGAATAAAACCCGCCCCTGACCAAACATCTCAAATCAAATTGAGCCAAAATTAGGGCCGTTGCTGATTTAAATGTGTTTGATTaatcaatttgttttaaaatcaattataaaaatgcaaagatTTTTCAGACCACCATAtttatatagtccccactgtaatatggttcacagacatctccccccccccccccccactgtataggaagattagtgctttcttggccttaccagagaagccggccgaacacgagcagttgaggccgggtgatgacatcaGTGTGCCGCTCTAGGCAAACctaggccgccgctgggtggaccaagatggccaccactccgGGAGCCAGGCCAAAGCCGCgccctttcctatggccgaggcagcagcggagctccacgGATCATTTATGATCCCTTGCACCACTAGTATCGattgatcaaaagaattttgaccgatctaattttttttacgaataaCCGAAGAACTAATCTAATTCCCACAGCCCTAAACAAAATACATAGTCAATGGTAAAACGTTTACAATTCTGTAATAGAAAATAGACTGGCATTAACTTGACTGCCTATGTTGGTACTAATCTGTACGTAGCCCAACTTTTTGTAAAAGTGTAAATTGCCTTGCCTCTTTCACACACGATCCAATGCAAGCATCAACTTTCAGAAAGTTGATATTTATACAAAATTTAGTCTGGCCCTTCAGAGCTCAGGTTTGGTGACTGGCTTATTTAGGGAACAACTGCTGTCACGTGAAGTGTGCATATCATTACTTGCTTTATGTTCAAGTGGTGTTCTTCCCCCAAAAGGCACTTTAAAGATGTATACActcaaaattgtgtgtgtgtagaatataatatatatatatatatatatatatatatatatatatatatatatatatatatatatatatatatatatatatatatatatatatatatatatatatatatatatatatatatatatatatatatacatacacacacacacacacatacatacacacacacacacacacacatattaggggagcgcatcttcaccggtctcacgattcgattacgattatctggtcaacgattcgattccgcgatgcatcaagattaccaacgagctctcacttccgcttgggccgcctaggtggcccttcatccctgcaatcttctgagacacatcacaggtcccagaagattgcccagctatgcaggacagcgcagtgagacatgcgcacctggctgtgaagctgcaagctgtcacagccggatgcccacactagtattgccagcaccatggacagaatggagggttcgggtggccacgtcgctggattgtgggacaggtgagtgtcttttattaaaagtcagaagatacactgttttttgaagctgctgacttttaataaagttttttttttttactgaactcttgcttttaaataaaaataacctcattcccttaaagtggagttccacccaaaagtggaacttctgctttaagcactcctcaccccctgccattttttggggggaggggtgtcctCTTTTTAATGGGACTTTCTGTCCCAgctgcctaggtgactcctccttgCCAGCAATCCTCtgggacacaggtcccagaagattggctgGCCAATGGCAGATCACAGTGCGCGCCTGGCCATGAAGCCATAAGctatcatggccgggtgcccacagtagatatGGCGGGATTGAGGAGAGGAGCGGGGAAAGGTACGGGGCTCTGTGGACtgagggacaggtaagtgtcagtttacactttttgtagctgctgacttattaaACTAAAAAACGGTGGAACTCCGCTATAAGTAGTGCACTAATCCGGTGGGGtacagatatacacacacacacacacacacacacacacacacacacacgtggtgCTGGGAGGTCAGGAGAGATTATAATCCACAGCAAACAGCCCTGTGAAGGTCCCTGTACTGTGTGTTGAAATTTCCCTTGATTCCCAAGTTCACACATTCtagcacactaggagttaacacaatGGAATGTGCAAATTAGGAGACCAGGGAAATGTCAACACAGAGCACATGGAGGAGAAAGAATACTGCTGTAACTAAGAATACCCGTTTTGTAATACATGCCGCTCTAAACCATTAGATGTCCACTGCTGCgtgtactttttaaaatatatacagctTCTCATACCTGCATTTCTGTCTGTGTATGCTCTCTATATTCCGCACATGTGACTCTGTGCTGTACAGCCCGCCTCTTGCCTCTCGTTCTCCTCTTTCCCGACATCAGTGggagttctcagccccgcccaccgtCTGTACTGTAGCTATCAGATGAGTAGAGAGGCGTTTGGGGCTGACGTCAGGAGAGACGTGGAAGGTAAGAGGCGGGCCAGAGCGTGCAGTCACATAAGgggaatatacaaaaaatataggaatgaaacacagtatattttaaaaagcacacgCAGCAGTGTCCCCTGAATGGATTATAGCAGCATGTATTGCAAAACGAGCATTTTAAAACACACGCTCGGAGCGCTCTCCCAGGAGGGGCGGGagaagtcgggatgacgtcacccgacatcgattattggggtcacatgcatcgatgcAGAATCGGGGGCCCCCGAATCTCGATGCAACGATTATATTCagcacccctaatatatatacacacacagctcgacaaatcccggtcgccatggcgactagaaatagtgtcctggcgacttggcttggaagcagggctgtggagtcggtagataaatgttctgactcctcagttttatgtacttccgactcctctgtattaatatgcgaatgtattttatacattccttgagggaaagaaacgcaacctaccacaggactactggctgggaagccaacagtctactgtattgcacagtttaagcaaaagacaaacacaatgaaaacaaagtggctggatagtagcagcaggcataaacatcaggaacaggatctttaccagttctaaaacaaccaaataatgtggtttgtatttttgaacaaaaacaaagcttatctataatgaaccaaaaacaaaatctgtaaaacctagaaatggtttatattaatcttgaaatgtagttataggcttagcaaatgcaaatcaattcaatgtagagttctaaggaagagaattgcctctgccagatcctctttcatagaggctcttaagtcagactttattatttttagggctgaaaataatctttcgacactgacttgggtgggtggcattgcagtaactattctggccacatcactaacgatctctggataaacaaggatggcttcttcaacagtaagttttgatgagcgatcatacttttcaacttcttttagtgctttataaaactcctgttggaatttttttatttggacatttactggttctctaacatgcgttccctgtaacagcagaacacaacactatggaaagtataagtattgccgctcctaattgtgcgttgcgtgccatatagtgaagcacatgaaaagcgcgcttattcacggtcacttaacgtgttcgttttgcggttacgtgaggcactgcatgcattggtctttattcttacagtagagaagtcattaattataactttttgtgaattgggacatttaaacttgcttttttttttttttattccaatctaaatttagtaggagtcggagtattgtttgccgactccaggtacccaaaatttcccccgactccacagccctgcttggaaggtggcgccatctggtggtgagccgttggtattacaagttattaccaccagatgtgagcgggcgccatctggtggtggccgttggttttacaagttaaacagcaattctaatgtcatttttcactgccatcttcttccctctaattggaacccccaaacattatatatattttttatcctaacaccctagagaataaaatggcgatcgttgcaatactttgtcacgccgtatttgcgcagtggtcttacaagcgcacttttttgtgaaaaaattacacttagtaagacagtaaagttatcttcattttttttaatattatgaaagataatgttacgctgagtaaattcatacccaacatgtcacgcttcaaaattgcgtccgctcgtggaatgccgacaaacttttaccctttaaaatcttcataggcgacgtttaaataaatctacaggttgcatgttttgagttacagagaaggtctagggctagaattattgctctcgctccaccaattgcggcgatacctcacatgtgtggttttgaacaccgtttacatatgcgggcgctgctcacgtatgtgttcgcttctgcgcgcaagctcttgtcgggacggggtgtgttttctggctcctaacttttttagctggctcctagattccaagacacacacacacacacgccgaAAAAAGTGCAACGCCCCAAAGAAACATTTTGCCTTTTGGGAAGGACTGCAAAGCAGTAGATTAGAACATCCAAGCTCACATATCCCCATTCATTtgcaagaatgaaaaaaaaaaaaaaaatagaatggtGCTGAACCAGCACTGTCAGTCAGCCACAAACAATAGCAGTGAAATTCAGCAAAACTTTTTTCTATGCATTTGAATCAATTTAGCAGAACATTAAAGTGTGGAGCCTTTTAAAAAAAGACACTTAACTGtactttttcttttaataacAGCATTTTTAATGACAAGTTACATATGCTTACTTAAAAGAAATGCAAAATTTTAGCTCAGAGAATGTGCATTAAAGACACAAActgcctttaaagcgggggttcaccctaaaactacaaTAGaacgttacatccagcatactgcttaaatctacagtatgctggatttttttttgtaccgctgtacttacggttttatGCTATTTTCATggtgcttccgggttctcgccttgccggggagtaggcgttccttagATGATTGACATTTGGGTAAAGCGTGTCATCGCCTTCCTAAAATGTCCGAGGGGGACtctgcactttacggcgcctgcgcagtcagctctacacggcaggcgcaggtgccgtatagctccgtaaagagccgagtccccgtcggattttttcggaaggcgatgacgcgctttacccgcacgtcaatcatctcctgggaggatcaacactcactcccaggagacattgcgcagagctccccgtcggggaaaagtagcaacacgcccactccccgcaaggaagaagacccggaagtgcggctgaatACAGGCAagtgtacacattaaaaaaaaaaaaaaagtgacaacgctacaagcctttattaaggctggagataggttagcgaaaaagttaattttgagggtgaacctccgctttaagcccaggttcacactgggctgcgggagtgaagccgcgcAAGTTCAGCTGAGCTTGCATGATttcacaggaactactttttgaaaccggtgcagcgccgcagatgaggcgtcacaccgattaggacagtgccattgccggcaaatgctgccgatttgagatgcgatttgacatctcaaatcgcaccagtgtgaaccaggccttaaaggaTGTGCCATTTAAATAAATCACATCCATCCAGGGACCATGGTAAAATAATCAAGACGTTCAAACATTGCTAAGCAAGTGGATGACCTCACTCAAGTCAACTGCATTAACAGGAGAAAGAAAAGCCGAACATGTTCCTACAATATatgctatatatatttataatattctaTTTCCACAAGTTCACATTGTTTCTTCCACTACAATAGTCCACAAAATGAAAGGGGTTGCaaacctacgtgttttttcaccttaatgcattaaagtgaaaaaacaccttgcagtgtccggccccccgttttacttacttgagccccgaatttctgtgggcgcgatcccacgTTGCTTTTTACgggttctcagctcttcattggatagatcgatgcagccactgctgtcaatcaaaaacaACGATGACGGGGCCGAGTCCTACATgacacaggagcacgcccgcaaggtaaccccctcaggagagagcttcccagagggtgtGATCTAATGCAAGGAGAAGCCGCGAGAGcagccatgggaccccagaacagctggattggggccactctgtgcaaaacaaactgcacagtggtggAATGTTTGACGGAAAAAAATTCAGACTTAACACCGTAAATGGTCCTTTGCTAAATGAACAAAATGATGCCCATTAGTTGGCTTCAGTGCTCAATGAGTGCCCAGACATGTACAAATCCAGTATTGGGTGTAAAGCAAACTACGCTGCATCTGAACAcacaaaccaaaaatgccaattaatttttaaaatttaaagcaaactcacccatccccgccatgctttatttttcggagaaatcactttaaaaaaaaaacacccactagCATTTCTGGCAGTGGCCATCTTAATGGCAGATGATTCCatccacacaaaaaaaatctaatctaAATCCTAACTACTGGACTCTTCCCTGTGCTACATCACCAACCTGGTCTCTAAATATTACCCAAACAATCCCATTCGTTCCTCCAAACTCCCAAGACCTCTTGCTCTCCAGCTCATTGTCACCTTATCCCATGTTCACCCCCTACCCCCTTCTGTCTGGCTATCTCCTACCCTTGTCCACTTCTGGGCaatccttgaaaaaaaaaatcatctcttCAGGGCAGCTTATCCCACTTCTACCCAAATACTGACCTTTTatcttctccatcagctcatccctcacagttattacTATTTGTATAACTTGTCTTCTTTTAGGTTGAAAGCtctcatgagcagggccctccaaaCCCGGTTATTGCATTGCAACCAAACtagcttttagttttttttgtaaaaccctGTGCACACTGTTGCCATTAATAACAAACGGTCAGGTTTCTCAAACTCCttgcgggaaaaaaaacatgcaatttgTATGTGGGGGAATTGACCAAGAACGAAGCAGCCAGAATCTGGAGCACCTGTGCATTGCAACCACCTTCTAAGCTTCCATTTTTTAAAGCagtctgcccaaaaaaaaaaaaagaaaaaaaaaggccagcagctacacatactgcagctgtgtTTCCTTCCGCTGCTGCCaccattgcaggtaagggaacccggcagtgtagccttatggCTTCACGCCGGAAATCAACTGCGCGTGCACGAGGCCCCGCTGCATGTTTTCAATGACAAACTAGATGAATATATTCAAATTTTCatcaactaaaaaaaataaaaaaaaataaaaaaagtgatggaGGGACATTTACCTAAACTTTTGCTTTCCTCAGCGCTCTGCCTGTCTGTTAAAGCCCCAGCCCACGACACGCTATATTGGCTGAGAGATGCAGACTCCTGTCTGCCTGAGAGTTCTGGAACAATGGGCCCTTTTCCCTCCCAGCAAGGTAGCAGTGCttagtgctgtgtaatttaacagCCTCTACAAACCAGTTCTCTGCCCTGCCCTCAAtcccatttacttccccatcACCACTACATATTAGATTTTGACTCCAGAAATATATAAtgcatttgaaaattcaaaagcaatgctttaataatgcattacaatttaattgagGCAGGGAGAGATTTCTAGTCAACCCCTGAGGCAGGGAGAGATTTCTAGTCAACCCCTGAGGCAGGGAGAGATTTCTAGTCAACCCCTGAGGCAGGGAGAGATTTCTAGTCAACCCCTGAGGCAGGGAGAGATTTCTAGTCAACCCCTGAGGCAGGGAGAGATTTCTAGTCAACCCCTGAGGCAGGGAGAGATTTCTAGTCAACCCCTGAGGCAGGGAGAGATTTCTAGTCAACCCCTGAGGCAGGGAGAGATTTCTAGTCAACCCCTGAGGCAGGGAGAGATTTCTAGTCAACCCCTGAGGCAGGGAGAGATTTCTAGTCAACCCCTGAGACAGGGAGAGATTTCTAGTCAACCCCTGAGACAGGGAGAGATTTCTAGTCAACCCCTGAGGCAGGGAGAGATTTCTAGTCAACCCCTGAGACAGGGAGAGATTTCTAGTCAACCCCTGAGACAGGGAGAGATTTCTAGTCAACCCCTGAGACAGGGAGAGATTTCTAGTCAACCCCTGAGACAGGGAGAGATTTCTAGTCAACCCCTGAGACAGGGAGAGATTTCTAGTCAACCCCGAGACAGGGAGAGATTTCTAGTCAACCCCGAGACAGGGAGAGATTTTTTGTCACGGTTCACACCAGCACAACCCCAAGATTCAGTGCCAGTTCCTGAATCACACAGTGGTTCACACTGAAATCTGCAAACCACTGGGGGTGTCAATGTAAAGATCGGTTTGCCGTGCGAACGGGTGCAGgaatcacataggtgtgaacacccatgcgatccgattccagtgcagaccaaaaaaaaagatctgGCACCATTTTGGTGCAAACGTGATGCTATTTCAACTAGTTTGAATGGCTAaaattgcatcgcacagacatggcATGTGATCTGCAATGCAGCATGAATCGAATGTGAGGTCTGgcattgcactagtgtgaactggcacttaggcctcattcacacttggcggactccgtcgctacggagtccgcctgctcccgtcggctcagcgggagatcagtccgcggagccgacggatgacaagctcctctctgctcactgagctgggaggggcttgtcaggcaccgctgtctccctatggagcgatctgatgaaaatggacagcatgtccgttttcatcagatcttacccgatccgatccgcatggagaCGTGGCCCCCATaggtctgtttttagcgggtcggatgtcagcgaacatgtctccgctgatatccgacgctccatagcgatgcatggagcggccattcaggtccgtgacagacggacccggACGGCcctaagtgtgaatgaggcctcagtcaactaaaacaattcaggtgACAAATACTAAAACTAAAAGGGCACTTTAGTCAAAGTACTATGGCTAAAACTAattttgatgtcaaaattaacactggcctCTTCCATCCAGCACCTGTACCAGTGAGCAGCGAACAAACAGCTCACTGTACAAAGTCAGCAATGCTATATCTGACTGAATTCCAGCGCAATTGGAAGCGGTCAGCGATCGAGACCTGAAAGCCCAAAGATGCTAGCAGCCGGGCAAGCGCAGAGATGTCGCATTATTGGAGCCAAGTATAATGAAAATAGAAACGGATTACTGTGCAGAACAGCTTCAGATTTAAAAGCTGGGTATTTATGTATCAAAATACAACCAATTCAAAAGGAACTGTCCAAATTTCAATCTGGGTGTAGCCCTCTTGATTGCTGAACTCTGCTTCACGGTCTTTCTGGAAAACTAGAAATTCAATCAGCCGTCGCAAAACTGATCAGTGCATTCTAATGGGGGGATGGAGAGTTCATTGTCAGAAAACAGCCCAGCGGGAGGACCCCCCAACTCCCCAGCATTTGTCTGGACTCAGAAATCACTTTGttttcattcagcccactggTTGAACAAAAGAGCTTTAGTAACCCCCCTCCCAGAGTGTACATCTACACAAGAATATTCACTTGATGGGTCATTGTAGCCAATCATCCCAATATTCGGTTTGGTACATCCCTAAAGTTT
This window encodes:
- the RANBP1 gene encoding ran-specific GTPase-activating protein isoform X1 yields the protein MADTKDKPEEPEPSVENPDEANHDPHFEPIVSLPEQEIKTLEEDEAEVFKMRAKLFRFASENDPPEWKERGTGDVKLLRHKEKGTIRLLMRRDKTLKICANHCITPAMELKPNAGSDRAWVWNTYADYADEAPKPELLAIRFLNAENAQKFKAKFDECRNEAKGKETKADSTKNDSTDKVAEKLEELSVKEDKVKDQEEEAKQEKTEEEKQ
- the RANBP1 gene encoding ran-specific GTPase-activating protein isoform X2; amino-acid sequence: MADTKDKPEEPEPSVENPDEANHDPHFEPIVSLPEQEIKTLEEDEAEVFKMRAKLFRFASENDPPEWKERGTGDVKLLRHKEKGTIRLLMRRDKTLKICANHCITPAMELKPNAGSDRAWVWNTYADYADEAPKPELLAIRFLNAENAQKFKAKFDECRNEAKGKETKDSTKNDSTDKVAEKLEELSVKEDKVKDQEEEAKQEKTEEEKQ